A part of Agromyces protaetiae genomic DNA contains:
- a CDS encoding prepilin peptidase: MTPTTAEFIPAFTITVAGVLGLAIGSFLNVVVHRVPAGRSLVSPPSTCPQCGSQIRAYDNVPVLSWLALRGKCRDCGTSISARYPLVELTTGAAFAAIAGWIFTGPAGAIANASPGMLVHRILELVILLVFAGVSISLTLIDLDTHRLPNAIVGPAAIGLGGLVVVTSLVSGHPDAIWRSAAGGAALFAAYLLLAYVSRGGMGLGDVKLAGVIGIVLGYFGWPELVVGAFAAFLYGGVVAIVLLALGRADRKTGVPFGPAMLLGAWTGLIVGTAVAGWYLSLSGVAVAGLP; encoded by the coding sequence ATGACCCCCACGACCGCTGAGTTCATCCCCGCCTTCACGATCACCGTCGCAGGGGTCCTGGGCCTTGCGATCGGCTCCTTCCTGAACGTCGTCGTGCACCGGGTGCCGGCGGGGCGCTCGCTCGTCTCGCCCCCGAGCACGTGTCCGCAGTGCGGGTCGCAGATCCGCGCGTACGACAACGTGCCGGTGCTGTCGTGGCTCGCGCTGCGGGGGAAGTGCCGCGACTGCGGGACATCCATCTCTGCGCGTTACCCGCTCGTCGAGCTGACGACGGGCGCCGCGTTCGCGGCCATCGCGGGCTGGATCTTCACAGGGCCCGCGGGCGCGATCGCGAACGCGTCGCCGGGCATGCTCGTGCACCGCATCCTCGAACTGGTCATCCTGCTCGTGTTCGCGGGCGTCTCGATCTCGCTCACGCTCATCGACCTCGACACCCACCGGCTGCCCAATGCGATCGTCGGGCCTGCGGCGATCGGCCTCGGCGGGCTCGTCGTCGTCACGTCGCTCGTGAGCGGCCACCCCGATGCGATCTGGCGCTCGGCGGCGGGCGGCGCGGCGCTTTTCGCCGCCTACCTGCTGCTCGCGTACGTGTCGCGCGGCGGCATGGGCCTCGGCGACGTCAAGCTCGCGGGCGTCATCGGCATCGTCCTCGGCTACTTCGGCTGGCCCGAGCTCGTCGTCGGCGCGTTCGCGGCGTTCCTCTACGGCGGCGTCGTCGCGATCGTCCTCCTCGCGCTCGGCCGCGCCGACCGCAAGACGGGCGTGCCGTTCGGCCCCGCCATGCTCCTCGGCGCGTGGACCGGCCTCATCGTCGGCACCGCGGTCGCCGGCTGGTACCTGTCGCTCTCGGGGGTCGCGGTCGCAGGGCTCCCATAA
- the pilM gene encoding type IV pilus assembly protein PilM, with protein sequence MAKSIVGIDIGNSSVRAAEIGGTQKGKPVLTHYAEVLLPEGAVVGGEVKESNTVATAVRTLWQRGGFTTRDVVLGVGNEKVLARDFTVRKATMAQIRDSLPFEARDVLPMAVTDAVLDFSPTAEAMSEHGPVLKGLLIAAPKDAVLGNVRTVQGAGLKATDVDLIPFALTRAIVTRPGITGTVAVVDIGAETTTTVVVREGVPQFIRIVPTGGNRVTAELLSGLDADPPAAEALKRDLGLRLVDAETPDGREAVGLIASVVREQLASVRNTIAYYQSTRPDEPVTRVLLSGGGAQLKGLAGALSDLARLPVEHVDPLAGVALGRRLERKGLLGDPRHMAVAVGLALGSAA encoded by the coding sequence ATGGCCAAGAGCATCGTCGGTATCGACATCGGCAACAGCTCCGTGCGCGCCGCCGAGATCGGCGGCACGCAGAAGGGCAAACCGGTCCTCACGCACTACGCCGAGGTGCTGCTGCCCGAGGGCGCCGTCGTGGGCGGCGAGGTGAAGGAATCGAACACGGTCGCGACGGCCGTTCGCACCCTGTGGCAGCGCGGCGGCTTCACGACGCGAGACGTCGTGCTCGGCGTCGGCAACGAGAAGGTCCTCGCGCGCGACTTCACCGTTCGCAAGGCGACGATGGCGCAGATCCGCGACTCGCTTCCGTTCGAGGCACGGGACGTGCTGCCGATGGCGGTCACCGACGCCGTCCTCGACTTCTCGCCGACGGCCGAGGCGATGAGCGAGCACGGGCCCGTGCTGAAGGGCCTGCTCATCGCGGCCCCGAAGGACGCCGTGCTCGGCAACGTCCGCACCGTGCAGGGCGCCGGCCTCAAGGCGACCGACGTCGACCTCATCCCGTTCGCGCTCACGCGTGCGATCGTCACGCGGCCCGGCATCACCGGCACCGTCGCCGTCGTCGACATCGGCGCCGAGACGACCACGACGGTCGTCGTGCGCGAGGGCGTGCCGCAGTTCATCCGCATCGTCCCGACGGGCGGCAACCGCGTGACGGCCGAACTTCTGAGCGGTCTCGACGCCGACCCGCCCGCCGCCGAAGCGCTCAAGCGCGACCTCGGCCTGCGACTCGTCGACGCCGAGACCCCCGACGGGCGCGAGGCGGTCGGACTGATCGCGAGCGTCGTGCGCGAGCAGCTCGCGAGCGTCCGCAACACGATCGCCTACTATCAGTCGACCCGCCCCGACGAGCCCGTCACGCGCGTGCTGCTCTCGGGCGGCGGCGCGCAGCTCAAGGGGCTCGCGGGAGCGCTGAGCGACCTCGCCCGCCTCCCCGTCGAGCACGTCGACCCGCTCGCGGGCGTCGCCCTCGGGCGGCGGCTCGAACGCAAGGGCCTCCTCGGAGACCCCCGCCACATGGCCGTCGCCGTCGGCCTCGCACTGGGGAGCGCAGCATGA
- a CDS encoding type IV toxin-antitoxin system AbiEi family antitoxin domain-containing protein: protein MTERQELWNVAVEQDGYVTAHDLKVLGLDKNTLAELAHRGKLSREAFGVYRFEEFPHSRAADYRFAVLWTGRPAAVLSHDTALSLLELSDINPPDIHVTVPVGERIRRAGGQGVVVHHEDLDESELGWWEGIRCVKPFTAIRQAIDTHVPAQLIEQAIVEARSRGEITRDQQAVLEQLVSRAR, encoded by the coding sequence ATGACCGAACGCCAGGAGCTCTGGAACGTCGCCGTCGAGCAAGACGGCTACGTGACCGCGCACGACCTCAAAGTCCTCGGGCTCGATAAGAACACGCTCGCCGAACTCGCGCATCGCGGCAAACTGAGTCGAGAGGCATTCGGGGTCTACCGGTTCGAGGAGTTTCCGCACAGTCGAGCTGCCGACTACCGATTCGCAGTTCTCTGGACCGGAAGACCTGCAGCCGTGTTGTCGCATGACACAGCGCTGAGCCTGCTCGAGCTATCGGACATCAATCCGCCCGACATCCACGTCACGGTTCCGGTCGGCGAGCGGATCCGCAGAGCGGGCGGGCAGGGAGTCGTCGTCCATCACGAGGATCTCGACGAGAGCGAACTCGGATGGTGGGAAGGGATCCGCTGCGTTAAGCCGTTCACTGCGATTCGACAGGCGATCGACACGCATGTGCCAGCCCAGCTGATCGAGCAGGCGATCGTCGAAGCGCGAAGCAGAGGCGAAATCACCCGGGATCAACAGGCCGTCCTCGAGCAGTTGGTGAGCCGCGCACGATGA
- a CDS encoding nucleotidyl transferase AbiEii/AbiGii toxin family protein: protein MAQKLHACSDPHRPPTQANLRVRDLVDLVLIKDALYPTAADLADVRAAAVDVFESRALVAEAAGVEKRTWPPTIVTNELWESEWFAPAIDGGVDRSLAEAIEVLNGWIAAIDRFET from the coding sequence GTGGCGCAGAAGCTCCACGCCTGCTCGGACCCCCATCGACCGCCGACCCAGGCGAATCTCAGGGTGCGAGATCTCGTGGACCTGGTCTTGATCAAAGACGCGTTGTACCCGACGGCAGCGGATCTCGCCGATGTGAGGGCGGCCGCGGTCGACGTCTTCGAATCTCGGGCGCTGGTTGCCGAGGCCGCGGGCGTTGAGAAGCGAACCTGGCCGCCGACGATCGTGACGAACGAGCTTTGGGAGTCCGAGTGGTTCGCCCCAGCCATCGACGGCGGCGTCGACCGGAGCCTCGCCGAGGCGATCGAGGTACTCAACGGATGGATCGCGGCGATCGATCGGTTCGAAACCTGA
- a CDS encoding FtsK/SpoIIIE domain-containing protein, whose protein sequence is MSLRVTIDPRGGEAAGTWLLDTDEATTVGEVADSLGVPADALDPAAVPATPLAESALVSGATVPTAPRAESAAGAVRLEIVGGPFAGESIAASRGAIATVGSGATCSLVIADGALHPHHASIAIGGDASADGRPAPLTATVEAAPGAEVWVNGERISGPTRIAPADLVQVGSSILRLGMAPYPDADLTRDALGDRAFNRPSRIRPAAAQPVVALPGDKPDDSDQSPMPWLSAIMPVVLGITMAAVFQRPIMLLMAAASPIMVVGSFLTNRRLAKKKGVKSEQEWIDEVRTAEGRIAELARLQRLAAWHGMPDPVTIADIATRPLSRLWERRRTDPDALALRVGVTETDLDVRFEGGGKDRTSPRRVGVSPAPVAADLANGPVGIAGPEATVRNVARSMLAGFATLRSPRDAEIVVICPDAAADEWSWTQWLPHLHAPGGPAATIGNTDDTRRERVRELGVALEHRTRIAGQRGAEPLPDILVVVDGARDYRLLPGMVQLLEHGSAHGIHILALDSERARLPEEAKSVVEVDASDPAVARVETASDYFPVVLLDGLSVPQCERVARSLCSIRHVSGVGDDAMLPTSVRFVDLLKVDLDDPEPIVRRWSTQPRNTFVVVGASADGEFAIDISRDGPHALVAGTTGSGKSEFLQALVVSLAMANRPDALNFVLVDYKGGSAFADCERLPHTVGMVTNLDARETERALASLDAELKRREKVLRDMGAKDVDAAWSKDPDTSAARGLARLMIVIDEFAELKTELPEFIDGLVRIARVGRSLGVNLVLATQRPSGVVTAEMQSNINLRIALRVTDRSDSSDILGSGEAALISAANPGRGYVRAAAGAAPSPFQTARVAGIRPGVQRAVKLLPRKAALAWDALGYPVRYPKSASSHAQNTDHDDTDLRALVNLISAATHELGIPKNPSPWLMPLPNVLPLEKFHDQAIPERSIVLGLEDVPGEQSQRSLTWNVETGSHVLFLGGSMSGRTTALRTMLGQLVQVFSPADLHLYVFDFGNGALLPLVDAPHTGAVVTQLDADRQPRLVQRLLEELGRRQAVLSAAGVGHISEQRAQAAPETRLPYMGVVVDGWERMQSTMNPDQLVTFRDQFMRVLREGPAVGVRVLVTGDRNIAGDKIVSFIDEQYVLPLRDISDYRTAGILARDIPLDLAPGRVLFGAAGAEAQLAVLVRDTSGEAQTTALRRIVEQVRDHYDQFPQLEALPNPFRVDPLPGHFALTAAYDLPLGDSGPADGPVVAVGGDLLSRFTIDWPAEGGLVVTGGRKSGRSSALAAIVHQLAWRQTPILVVSGRQSILTEVAAGHGITVVSAGDTDPVKLGEVLDGIAGVGGSATIVVDDAEQYKNAPIEHALTGVKHRAAFIVAADSESISTLFGGPIVEAKRSRRALVLRPESAIMGTQAVGSPIPKFMLGRGTPGSAVFTTPAGWLPVRVPDIRQ, encoded by the coding sequence ATGAGTCTGCGTGTCACGATCGACCCCCGCGGAGGAGAAGCCGCAGGCACGTGGCTCCTCGACACCGACGAGGCCACGACCGTCGGCGAGGTCGCCGACTCCCTCGGCGTGCCCGCCGACGCGCTCGACCCGGCCGCGGTGCCCGCGACGCCGCTCGCCGAGAGCGCGCTCGTGTCGGGGGCGACCGTCCCAACGGCGCCGCGCGCCGAGTCCGCGGCCGGAGCGGTGCGTCTCGAGATCGTCGGCGGTCCGTTCGCGGGCGAATCGATCGCCGCGTCGCGCGGCGCGATCGCGACCGTCGGCTCGGGCGCGACCTGCTCGCTCGTCATCGCCGACGGCGCCCTGCACCCGCACCATGCGTCGATCGCGATCGGCGGAGACGCGAGCGCCGACGGCCGTCCGGCGCCGCTCACCGCGACCGTCGAGGCAGCTCCCGGCGCCGAGGTCTGGGTCAACGGCGAACGCATCTCGGGCCCGACCCGCATCGCACCCGCCGACCTCGTCCAGGTCGGCAGCAGCATCCTGCGCCTCGGAATGGCGCCCTACCCCGACGCCGACCTCACGCGCGACGCCCTCGGCGACCGGGCGTTCAACCGTCCCTCGCGCATCCGCCCCGCCGCCGCGCAGCCCGTCGTCGCCCTCCCGGGCGACAAGCCCGACGACTCCGACCAGTCGCCCATGCCGTGGCTGTCGGCCATCATGCCCGTCGTCCTCGGCATCACGATGGCGGCCGTCTTCCAGCGGCCCATCATGCTCCTCATGGCCGCCGCGAGCCCCATCATGGTCGTCGGATCCTTCCTCACCAACCGCCGCCTCGCGAAGAAGAAGGGCGTGAAGAGCGAGCAGGAGTGGATCGACGAGGTGCGCACCGCCGAGGGGCGCATCGCCGAGCTCGCCCGCCTCCAGCGTCTCGCGGCGTGGCACGGGATGCCCGACCCCGTCACGATCGCCGACATCGCGACCCGCCCGCTGTCGCGGCTGTGGGAGCGGCGCCGCACCGACCCCGACGCGCTCGCGCTCCGGGTCGGGGTGACCGAGACCGACCTCGACGTGCGCTTCGAGGGCGGCGGCAAGGACCGCACGTCGCCGCGCCGGGTCGGCGTCTCGCCGGCCCCCGTCGCAGCAGACCTCGCGAACGGACCCGTCGGCATCGCCGGCCCCGAAGCCACCGTGCGCAACGTCGCCCGTTCGATGCTCGCGGGCTTCGCGACGCTGCGCTCGCCGCGCGATGCCGAGATCGTCGTGATCTGCCCCGACGCGGCAGCCGACGAGTGGTCGTGGACCCAGTGGCTGCCGCACCTGCACGCGCCCGGAGGCCCCGCGGCGACGATCGGCAACACCGACGACACGCGCCGCGAGCGCGTGCGCGAACTCGGCGTCGCCCTCGAGCACCGCACGCGCATCGCCGGACAGCGCGGAGCCGAGCCGCTGCCCGACATCCTCGTCGTCGTCGACGGCGCGCGCGACTACCGTCTCCTGCCCGGCATGGTGCAGCTCCTCGAGCACGGCAGCGCCCACGGCATCCACATCCTCGCCCTCGACTCCGAGCGCGCCCGGCTTCCCGAAGAGGCGAAGAGCGTCGTCGAGGTGGATGCCTCCGACCCCGCCGTGGCCCGCGTCGAGACCGCGTCCGACTACTTCCCGGTCGTCCTCCTCGACGGGCTCTCCGTGCCGCAGTGCGAGCGGGTCGCGCGCAGCCTGTGCTCGATCCGTCACGTGAGCGGCGTCGGCGACGACGCGATGCTCCCGACGAGCGTGCGCTTCGTCGACCTCCTGAAGGTCGACCTCGACGACCCCGAGCCGATCGTGCGGCGGTGGTCGACGCAGCCGCGCAACACCTTCGTCGTCGTGGGGGCGTCGGCCGACGGCGAGTTCGCGATCGACATCTCCCGCGACGGTCCGCACGCGCTCGTCGCGGGCACGACGGGCTCCGGCAAGTCGGAGTTCCTGCAGGCGCTCGTCGTGTCGCTCGCGATGGCGAACCGCCCCGACGCGCTCAACTTCGTACTCGTCGACTACAAGGGCGGGTCGGCGTTCGCCGACTGCGAGCGACTCCCGCACACGGTCGGCATGGTCACGAACCTCGACGCGCGCGAGACCGAGCGCGCACTCGCGTCGCTCGACGCCGAGCTCAAGCGGCGCGAGAAGGTCCTGCGCGACATGGGCGCGAAAGACGTGGATGCCGCGTGGTCGAAGGATCCCGACACGTCGGCCGCGCGGGGGCTCGCCCGACTCATGATCGTCATCGACGAGTTCGCCGAGCTGAAGACCGAGCTCCCCGAGTTCATCGACGGGCTCGTCCGCATCGCGAGGGTCGGACGGTCGCTGGGCGTCAACCTCGTGCTCGCGACGCAGCGTCCGTCGGGCGTCGTGACGGCCGAGATGCAGTCGAACATCAACCTTCGCATCGCGCTGCGCGTCACCGACCGCAGCGACTCCTCCGACATCCTGGGCTCGGGCGAGGCGGCGCTCATCAGCGCTGCCAACCCCGGTCGCGGATACGTGCGCGCAGCCGCGGGCGCGGCGCCGTCGCCGTTCCAGACGGCGCGCGTCGCGGGCATCCGCCCCGGAGTCCAGCGCGCCGTCAAGCTGCTGCCGCGCAAGGCGGCGCTCGCGTGGGACGCCCTCGGCTACCCCGTGCGCTACCCGAAGTCCGCCTCGTCGCACGCGCAGAACACCGACCACGACGACACCGACCTCCGCGCGCTCGTCAACCTCATCTCGGCCGCGACCCACGAACTCGGCATCCCGAAGAACCCGTCGCCGTGGCTCATGCCGCTGCCGAACGTCCTGCCGCTCGAGAAGTTCCATGATCAGGCGATCCCCGAGCGCTCGATCGTGCTCGGTCTCGAAGACGTGCCGGGCGAACAGTCCCAGCGGAGCCTGACTTGGAACGTCGAGACGGGTTCGCACGTGCTCTTCCTCGGCGGGTCGATGTCGGGTCGCACGACCGCCCTCCGCACGATGCTCGGCCAGCTCGTGCAGGTCTTCTCACCCGCCGACCTGCACCTCTACGTCTTCGACTTCGGCAACGGCGCACTCCTTCCACTCGTCGACGCGCCCCACACGGGCGCCGTCGTCACGCAGCTCGACGCCGACCGTCAGCCGCGGCTCGTGCAGCGCCTTCTCGAAGAGCTCGGGCGTCGCCAGGCCGTGCTGTCGGCCGCGGGCGTCGGGCACATCTCCGAGCAGCGCGCTCAGGCCGCCCCCGAGACCCGGCTGCCCTACATGGGCGTCGTCGTCGACGGCTGGGAGCGCATGCAGTCGACGATGAACCCCGACCAGCTCGTGACGTTCCGCGACCAGTTCATGCGGGTGCTCCGCGAGGGCCCCGCGGTCGGCGTCCGCGTGCTCGTGACGGGCGACCGCAACATCGCGGGCGACAAGATCGTGTCGTTCATCGACGAGCAATATGTGCTGCCGCTCCGCGACATCTCCGACTACCGTACGGCCGGCATCCTCGCCCGAGACATCCCGCTCGATCTCGCACCCGGACGCGTGCTGTTCGGCGCCGCCGGCGCCGAGGCGCAGCTCGCGGTGCTCGTCCGCGACACGAGCGGCGAGGCGCAGACCACGGCACTCCGCCGCATCGTCGAGCAGGTGCGCGACCACTACGACCAGTTCCCGCAGCTCGAGGCGCTGCCGAACCCGTTCCGCGTCGACCCGCTGCCGGGGCACTTCGCCCTCACCGCCGCGTACGACCTGCCGCTCGGCGACTCGGGGCCCGCCGACGGACCGGTCGTCGCGGTCGGCGGAGACCTGCTCTCGCGGTTCACGATCGACTGGCCCGCCGAGGGCGGACTCGTCGTGACGGGCGGCCGGAAGTCGGGTCGTTCGTCGGCGCTCGCGGCGATCGTGCACCAGCTCGCGTGGCGTCAGACGCCCATCCTCGTCGTGTCGGGCCGTCAGTCGATCCTCACCGAGGTCGCGGCCGGCCACGGCATCACGGTCGTGTCGGCGGGCGACACCGACCCCGTGAAGCTCGGGGAGGTCCTCGACGGCATCGCGGGGGTCGGCGGTTCGGCGACGATCGTCGTCGACGACGCCGAGCAGTACAAGAACGCGCCGATCGAGCACGCGCTCACCGGCGTGAAGCACCGTGCCGCGTTCATCGTCGCCGCCGACTCCGAGTCGATCTCGACCCTCTTCGGCGGGCCGATCGTCGAGGCGAAGCGGTCGCGGCGTGCGCTCGTCCTCCGACCCGAGTCGGCGATCATGGGCACCCAGGCGGTCGGCTCGCCGATCCCGAAGTTCATGCTCGGACGCGGCACGCCCGGCTCGGCCGTCTTCACGACCCCCGCGGGCTGGCTGCCCGTGCGCGTCCCCGACATCCGGCAGTGA
- a CDS encoding FHA domain-containing protein produces the protein MASARCVFCDATLQPNSSYCVSCGQLIPRQPARPPVPAQFQAPREAPQARPDASGAAPVPVPAVPAAPVQPVPLPQSLPWQVPGARAEVPAAPAPAAAPRPAFDRVELVFSTGQRAVVSGSVVLGRKPADTALAMGIRSVEVLDDTRSVSRVHLFLEVADGTITLGDAGSANGARLERGGRQLPLEGAGTRVAAAIGDRVWLGDLSFVIQAAA, from the coding sequence GTGGCATCCGCCCGCTGCGTCTTCTGCGACGCGACGCTGCAGCCGAACAGCAGCTACTGCGTGTCGTGCGGTCAGCTGATCCCCCGGCAACCCGCGCGGCCGCCCGTGCCCGCGCAGTTCCAGGCGCCTCGCGAGGCGCCGCAGGCGCGACCGGATGCCTCGGGCGCGGCGCCTGTGCCCGTGCCCGCAGTGCCCGCGGCACCTGTGCAGCCGGTCCCGCTGCCGCAGTCGCTGCCGTGGCAGGTTCCCGGAGCCCGTGCCGAGGTTCCCGCCGCTCCAGCGCCCGCAGCCGCTCCGCGGCCCGCGTTCGACCGGGTCGAGCTCGTCTTCTCGACCGGGCAGCGCGCGGTCGTGTCGGGCAGCGTCGTCCTCGGCCGGAAGCCCGCCGACACGGCGCTCGCGATGGGCATCCGCTCGGTCGAGGTCCTCGACGACACCCGGTCGGTGTCGCGCGTGCACCTCTTCCTCGAGGTCGCCGACGGCACGATCACGCTCGGCGACGCGGGCTCTGCCAACGGCGCCCGCCTCGAGCGCGGGGGCCGTCAACTGCCGCTCGAGGGCGCCGGCACGCGGGTCGCCGCGGCGATCGGCGACCGCGTGTGGCTCGGCGATCTCTCGTTCGTCATCCAGGCGGCGGCCTGA